Proteins from a single region of Candidatus Hydrogenedentota bacterium:
- the pdxA gene encoding 4-hydroxythreonine-4-phosphate dehydrogenase PdxA, with the protein MTLSRVGITLGDVNGIGPELVVKLFARHNPAQWCAPVVLGSAQALQHATALCPGAPPIVALPSLAASAPPGCIPVFDAGVKGPHVRYGVLDPEAGHSAVAWIEAAARGCMDGTLTAMVTCPISKECIYRAGYHYIGHTELVAELTDTPDYRMCLFTDSMRIVHITGHLSLREALDCVKKDRIVRSVEIGCEALRKMGFAAPRIGVAGLNPHAGEAGAFGREEIEEIRPAVDACIARGIDCSGPYPPDTIFRKMREGTLDMVIAMYHDQGHIPLKLIAMDEGVNVTLGVPIIRTSVDHGTAFDIAGKGLARESSLVAALKLAIALGGRS; encoded by the coding sequence ATGACGTTGTCCCGCGTAGGAATTACCCTGGGTGATGTAAACGGGATAGGTCCTGAACTCGTCGTCAAGCTCTTTGCCCGTCACAATCCGGCCCAGTGGTGTGCGCCCGTGGTGCTGGGCAGCGCTCAGGCCCTTCAGCACGCGACGGCACTTTGTCCGGGGGCTCCCCCGATTGTTGCCCTCCCTTCGCTGGCCGCCTCCGCGCCTCCGGGGTGTATCCCCGTGTTTGATGCGGGCGTTAAAGGGCCGCACGTGCGGTATGGTGTCCTCGATCCAGAGGCGGGCCACAGCGCGGTGGCGTGGATAGAAGCGGCCGCCCGGGGCTGTATGGATGGAACGCTGACCGCCATGGTTACCTGTCCCATCAGCAAGGAATGCATCTATCGAGCGGGGTACCACTACATCGGGCACACCGAGCTGGTGGCGGAACTCACCGACACGCCAGACTACCGCATGTGTCTTTTCACGGATTCGATGCGCATCGTGCACATTACCGGCCATCTGTCCCTGCGTGAGGCCCTCGATTGTGTCAAAAAAGACCGGATTGTCCGCTCCGTTGAAATAGGCTGCGAGGCCCTTCGCAAAATGGGATTCGCCGCACCGCGCATCGGAGTCGCGGGGCTCAATCCCCACGCGGGCGAAGCCGGCGCCTTCGGTCGGGAAGAAATAGAAGAAATCCGCCCCGCCGTGGACGCCTGCATCGCGCGTGGGATTGATTGCAGCGGGCCCTATCCACCGGACACGATATTCCGGAAGATGCGGGAAGGTACCCTGGACATGGTCATTGCCATGTATCACGATCAGGGGCATATCCCGCTGAAACTTATCGCCATGGACGAGGGGGTCAACGTTACACTCGGTGTACCCATCATTCGCACCTCGGTGGACCATGGCACCGCCTTCGACATCGCGGGCAAGGGCCTGGCTCGTGAATCAAGTCTCGTAGCCGCCCTGAAACTGGCCATCGCCCTGGGAGGGCGCTCATGA